Proteins encoded by one window of Candidatus Bathyarchaeota archaeon:
- a CDS encoding DUF2095 domain-containing protein: MAIDKKSLKKMFPNLYRELEEGENKISIDAIRKDAMVAEEAACEECGEEEFASCTETPDKLRHFNPQAVDFIRRCDTEEQAEEIIAYLHKKGEISDDYAKELRCQLKRDGVRSFGPKKEENYYFKEGGIY; the protein is encoded by the coding sequence ATGGCAATAGACAAGAAATCCCTAAAAAAGATGTTCCCAAACCTCTACCGCGAACTCGAAGAAGGCGAAAACAAAATCTCCATTGACGCCATCCGAAAAGATGCCATGGTAGCGGAAGAAGCTGCTTGCGAAGAATGCGGCGAAGAAGAATTTGCATCCTGCACTGAAACGCCTGATAAACTGCGCCATTTCAACCCACAGGCGGTGGACTTTATCCGTCGATGCGACACGGAAGAGCAAGCTGAAGAAATAATTGCATACCTGCACAAGAAAGGCGAAATCTCCGATGATTACGCAAAAGAGTTGCGGTGCCAGCTAAAGCGGGACGGCGTTAGAAGTTTTGGTCCAAAGAAAGAGGAAAACTATTACTTTAAGGAAGGCGGCATTTACTAA
- a CDS encoding nucleotidyltransferase domain-containing protein, with protein MTEDFDLKRRVAKEAATLLYFGAEKEYKQAKLKAAQTLGAHFLPSNLEVALELDQIAEEHEGAKRKERLIEMRKEALKIMQLLNDYCPVLIGSVWRGTIKQGSDIDIAVYTDTPQEIVDTLKVEGIRVLKTSWTTVNKQGTTLPSFHIYAETEGKHDLEIVVRSQEEAGKKRKCETFGDQIKGLNIKELQKILENNPTQQFLPT; from the coding sequence TTGACCGAAGACTTTGACCTAAAGCGTCGCGTAGCAAAAGAAGCCGCAACGCTACTTTACTTTGGAGCAGAAAAAGAGTACAAGCAAGCAAAACTCAAGGCAGCACAAACCCTTGGCGCTCACTTTTTGCCTTCTAACCTTGAAGTCGCCCTTGAACTTGACCAAATAGCAGAAGAGCACGAGGGTGCAAAACGAAAAGAACGCTTAATAGAAATGCGAAAAGAAGCCCTAAAAATCATGCAACTCCTAAATGATTATTGCCCTGTTTTGATTGGGAGCGTTTGGCGCGGAACAATTAAACAGGGAAGCGATATTGACATAGCCGTTTACACGGATACGCCACAAGAAATCGTAGACACCCTCAAGGTTGAGGGCATCAGGGTTTTGAAAACCTCTTGGACCACCGTCAACAAGCAAGGCACTACCTTACCATCATTCCATATTTATGCTGAAACAGAAGGCAAGCATGATCTTGAAATAGTGGTAAGAAGCCAAGAGGAAGCTGGGAAAAAAAGAAAATGCGAAACCTTCGGCGACCAAATCAAAGGCTTAAACATCAAAGAACTGCAAAAAATTCTTGAAAACAATCCAACACAACAGTTCCTACCAACCTAA
- a CDS encoding glycosyltransferase family 4 protein, producing MKIAVFVYEYPPKIVGGLGTYAAEITRKFVLNDHDVTVFTMNNDEGSLPTREIWRGIEVHRPLHIDISDSLPDVIAEDIRKWGRGIHLFGNLMVYNYLSAAKLINELIKKEGMKYDIVVAHDWLSAMGGITVKRETGLPFAFHVHSTEKGRTLGNGSGVVSNIELRAGNMADLIVTVSYAMKDELVQLGFPREKIQVAYNGVDPEKYNPQNVSRDDIKRVRAKYGLKDDEYMILFLGRLVGVKGVDKLIMAMPHILAKIPKAKLVIVGVGDLQEYLGNLTRTIKLDEYVKFCFDFIPEEERILHYAACDIAVFPSYYEPFGIVALEAMAMEKPVVVGAAGVSGMREIVICCGPEQCGYHIDPNNPSDIAWGVISALESPENSRMLGKNGRKRVLAEFTWSKIAQKTVNLYETIVKR from the coding sequence ATGAAAATTGCTGTTTTTGTCTACGAATATCCTCCCAAAATTGTTGGCGGACTTGGAACTTATGCTGCTGAAATAACACGCAAGTTCGTATTAAATGACCACGACGTAACAGTATTCACAATGAATAATGATGAGGGTTCTCTGCCAACAAGGGAAATCTGGCGCGGCATAGAAGTTCACAGACCCCTCCACATTGACATATCCGATTCTCTGCCAGATGTTATTGCTGAAGACATAAGAAAATGGGGCAGAGGAATACACTTGTTCGGTAACCTTATGGTTTACAATTACTTGTCTGCAGCAAAACTCATCAATGAACTGATTAAGAAAGAAGGCATGAAGTACGACATTGTCGTAGCACATGATTGGCTCTCCGCCATGGGCGGCATAACTGTGAAACGCGAAACAGGTCTGCCTTTTGCTTTCCATGTGCACTCAACCGAGAAAGGCAGAACGCTCGGAAATGGCTCAGGCGTTGTCAGCAACATCGAGTTGCGCGCTGGCAATATGGCTGACTTAATTGTAACAGTCTCGTATGCCATGAAAGACGAGCTTGTTCAGCTTGGTTTTCCAAGAGAAAAGATTCAAGTTGCCTACAACGGAGTTGACCCAGAAAAGTACAATCCCCAAAACGTTTCCCGCGACGACATCAAGAGGGTGAGAGCAAAATACGGCCTTAAAGATGACGAATACATGATTCTGTTTCTAGGCAGACTCGTCGGCGTTAAAGGCGTTGACAAATTAATTATGGCTATGCCCCACATACTGGCAAAGATTCCGAAGGCAAAACTTGTAATTGTAGGAGTTGGCGACCTCCAAGAGTACCTTGGTAATTTAACTCGAACCATAAAGTTAGACGAATACGTGAAATTCTGTTTCGACTTCATCCCCGAAGAAGAGCGCATACTGCATTATGCCGCATGCGACATAGCAGTTTTCCCCAGCTACTACGAACCATTCGGCATCGTTGCACTCGAAGCCATGGCTATGGAAAAACCAGTCGTGGTGGGCGCTGCTGGAGTCAGTGGCATGCGTGAAATAGTGATTTGCTGTGGTCCAGAACAATGCGGCTACCACATAGACCCAAACAACCCCTCAGACATCGCATGGGGCGTCATCAGTGCTTTAGAGAGCCCTGAAAATAGCCGAATGCTCGGCAAGAACGGCAGAAAGCGTGTCTTAGCAGAGTTTACTTGGAGCAAAATCGCTCAAAAAACCGTGAACCTTTACGAAACGATAGTGAAACGGTGA
- a CDS encoding DUF5752 family protein: MSLSPIKKEILETMLLNEKPEKATVIANQLQKDFKPIMMHLLGLSRMGYVTSPQKGQYIITEKGKQALGIPETTKEMAEAILSYAPHDKAFNFYVSVDKPINLHAHTLRDFANKIERAEIASIEFHTQRGDFEAWFKGLGDEELAKKTALLKQKNKSGEELRRQLQQIVEQRYLDLAKLAEQPVPPE, translated from the coding sequence ATGAGTTTATCACCTATTAAAAAAGAAATACTGGAAACCATGCTTCTCAACGAAAAGCCAGAGAAAGCTACCGTAATTGCAAATCAGTTGCAGAAGGATTTTAAGCCAATCATGATGCACCTTTTAGGGCTTTCACGCATGGGATACGTCACTTCACCGCAGAAAGGGCAATACATTATAACTGAAAAAGGCAAACAAGCCCTCGGCATACCAGAAACCACCAAAGAAATGGCTGAAGCAATACTATCTTATGCACCGCACGACAAGGCATTCAACTTTTACGTTTCAGTTGACAAACCTATAAATCTCCATGCACACACCTTGAGAGATTTTGCGAATAAAATTGAGAGAGCTGAAATAGCATCCATAGAATTCCACACTCAACGCGGCGATTTCGAAGCTTGGTTTAAAGGACTTGGCGATGAGGAATTAGCGAAGAAAACAGCACTCTTAAAACAGAAAAATAAGAGCGGAGAAGAACTGCGACGGCAACTCCAGCAAATTGTTGAGCAACGGTATCTTGATTTGGCAAAGTTAGCTGAGCAGCCTGTGCCGCCAGAATAG
- a CDS encoding fructose-1,6-bisphosphatase yields MSKVTISLIKCDVGSLAGHHIVPKPLFDIAEQNLKKAQDEGLINNFFVFNAGDDLELLMAHELGEQNSEIHKLAWETFKKAANKALQLKLYAAGQDLLKNAFSGNVRGMGPGVAEMEFEERASDPIVVFAADKTSAGSFNYPLFRMFADPMNTAGLVIDPNMLCGFKFEVIDTVENKCAVLQCPAEMYELLSLIGTVGRYAISRVWRASDDLICASSSVSKLSLIAGKYVGKDDPVMMARAQHGLPAVGEILAPFMHSYFVQGWMRGSHWGPLMPVGLKASKCTAFDGPPRIVALGLQIANGKIASDDDGKPMIADLFDDPAFSIARREAINNGNMLRRMGEFEPARLSAEDMEYTTIQTVLEKMEKRFTPLSQS; encoded by the coding sequence GTGAGCAAAGTCACGATCTCTCTGATTAAATGTGATGTCGGCTCACTGGCTGGTCATCATATTGTTCCTAAACCTCTTTTTGATATAGCTGAACAAAACCTAAAAAAAGCCCAAGACGAAGGCTTAATCAACAACTTTTTTGTTTTCAACGCAGGCGACGACCTTGAACTGTTGATGGCTCATGAACTGGGCGAACAAAACAGTGAAATTCACAAGCTCGCTTGGGAGACCTTTAAAAAAGCAGCAAACAAAGCCCTACAACTCAAGCTTTACGCTGCAGGGCAAGACCTCCTAAAAAACGCATTCAGCGGCAACGTTCGCGGCATGGGACCCGGCGTGGCTGAGATGGAGTTTGAGGAGCGTGCATCTGACCCCATTGTTGTTTTTGCTGCTGACAAGACTTCTGCGGGGTCTTTTAATTATCCGCTTTTCCGAATGTTCGCTGACCCTATGAACACGGCTGGCTTAGTTATTGACCCAAACATGCTTTGTGGTTTCAAGTTTGAAGTCATTGACACAGTGGAGAACAAGTGTGCTGTTCTTCAATGCCCAGCAGAAATGTACGAGTTGCTGTCTCTTATTGGAACAGTGGGGCGATATGCAATTTCTAGAGTTTGGCGTGCAAGTGACGATTTAATCTGTGCTTCAAGCAGTGTGTCTAAGCTTTCGCTGATTGCTGGCAAATACGTCGGAAAAGACGACCCAGTCATGATGGCTCGCGCTCAACATGGACTTCCTGCGGTCGGTGAGATTTTAGCGCCTTTCATGCATAGCTACTTTGTTCAGGGCTGGATGCGTGGAAGCCATTGGGGGCCACTAATGCCCGTGGGGTTAAAAGCGTCCAAGTGCACAGCGTTTGATGGACCTCCGCGGATTGTTGCTTTAGGTCTGCAGATAGCTAACGGCAAAATTGCCAGTGACGATGACGGAAAACCCATGATTGCTGATTTGTTTGATGACCCAGCGTTCTCTATTGCGAGACGTGAAGCCATAAACAACGGTAACATGTTGCGTAGGATGGGTGAGTTTGAGCCTGCGCGCTTGAGTGCGGAAGACATGGAGTACACTACCATTCAGACGGTCCTAGAAAAAATGGAAAAACGCTTCACACCATTAAGCCAAAGCTAA
- a CDS encoding class I SAM-dependent methyltransferase — protein sequence MGISDKDDTFMGQFRCPTGVQGRAVAALMNQDHDALSNWGLSHIQIKPDFVVLDVGCGGGRTIGKLARQASRGLVLGIDYSKDMVKYSKEQNLQLVKEGRIGLTQASVEKLCFPNDFFDLVTAIETYYFWSNVQTAFQEIRRALKPNGKLLIVSEMVKDGKYEVENAETVKKCGVRLLSLQEIENLLASAKFAEVKVFKKPDSVWNTVVGTKA from the coding sequence ATGGGAATTTCGGACAAAGACGATACTTTCATGGGTCAATTTAGGTGCCCAACTGGTGTTCAAGGAAGAGCTGTTGCCGCGCTGATGAATCAGGACCATGATGCCCTCTCAAATTGGGGGTTGAGTCACATCCAGATTAAACCTGATTTTGTCGTTTTAGATGTTGGTTGCGGTGGAGGGAGAACCATTGGCAAACTGGCGCGGCAGGCGTCTCGAGGTTTGGTACTCGGCATTGACTACTCTAAAGACATGGTCAAATACTCCAAAGAGCAAAACCTGCAACTGGTCAAGGAAGGGCGCATCGGGCTGACTCAAGCATCAGTGGAGAAGTTGTGTTTCCCAAATGACTTCTTTGATTTAGTTACAGCGATTGAAACGTACTATTTCTGGTCAAACGTCCAAACTGCTTTTCAAGAAATTAGGCGCGCCCTAAAGCCAAATGGAAAACTGCTTATTGTTAGTGAAATGGTTAAGGACGGTAAATATGAGGTTGAGAACGCTGAAACAGTTAAAAAGTGTGGTGTGCGCCTTCTTTCCCTGCAAGAAATTGAGAACTTGCTGGCTTCCGCCAAATTTGCCGAAGTTAAAGTGTTCAAGAAGCCCGATTCCGTTTGGAACACTGTAGTTGGTACCAAGGCTTAA
- a CDS encoding PQQ-binding-like beta-propeller repeat protein, protein MRKHKLLPLLILLLAITQSCSLLALPSASASSGEWTMFRYDLSRTGYTTGNGAAASVRKLWNFSTSASVLSSPAVSDGKVVVGCKDCRLYCLIASTGEQLWNFTAGHEVNSSPAIDNGYVYVGSDDGRVYCIELATGSPRWISKVGGVVRSSPAVADGYVFIGSGSHDLFCFNASTGDVVWTFPTRFRVDSSPAVVDGVVYFASDDFFTYAINASTGEEIWHQHTGSNMNSPCVADGYLYIGSYDSYVFALNASTGAKIWRYLTRDSVTSSAAVAYGRVYIGSQDGSIYCLNATSGEKLWETTTGYWVWSSPAVSDGNVFVGSEDYNIYCLDAFTGQVKWKYQVGCYVDSSPTIVNGILYVGSHDYHVYALTLSDSTVEPPPVEASDAIKTSTIVFDILACAVGAVIAFTIAYYVRSSRKNKLKVGALTSPEKQSWFSAHLNALTVLVLVIFAVAFFASLEAGPLWAADEKTYSQMAYHMLKSGDYLLPWAYGEPAIWTGKPPILMWLMSLSYQAFGVNNYSTRLWNPMFGILSLVVVFFLGKRLYNEKVGFLSIVVLGTFITFFEFATHAMTDGPLLFFMLASIYFMLLSEEKNSSYFAALGGLFFGLALMTKQIQALLIPLIIIAYFVATKKSIRFIFTKSFTLFWVVPVLVCFPYVLYMTMRFRDFWDCYLIYCVVERATTPIEGHAGSPLFYINYLLTGENLLWVALLPFSVVLCGFNAFFKRHKSDILVLAWMAIVLVLFSVAQTKLYWYILPALPAFAFAISNFIYQASQKLQLRFNTHPKGG, encoded by the coding sequence ATGAGAAAGCACAAGCTACTGCCACTACTTATTCTCTTGCTTGCTATTACACAATCATGCAGTCTGTTGGCATTGCCAAGCGCCAGCGCCTCCAGCGGCGAGTGGACGATGTTCCGCTACGACCTAAGCCGTACTGGTTACACGACTGGCAATGGTGCGGCGGCTTCGGTTAGGAAACTGTGGAATTTCAGCACCAGCGCATCAGTACTGTCTTCCCCCGCTGTATCGGACGGCAAAGTCGTCGTTGGCTGTAAGGATTGCAGACTTTACTGCCTCATCGCTTCGACCGGCGAGCAGTTGTGGAATTTTACGGCTGGGCACGAAGTGAATTCTTCGCCTGCCATCGATAACGGTTACGTCTATGTGGGCTCAGATGACGGTCGGGTTTACTGCATAGAATTAGCCACTGGTTCGCCTCGTTGGATTTCCAAAGTGGGAGGGGTTGTGCGGTCAAGCCCTGCAGTTGCGGATGGCTACGTGTTCATTGGTTCGGGAAGCCATGATTTGTTCTGTTTTAACGCTTCCACGGGAGATGTAGTTTGGACTTTTCCAACACGGTTCCGTGTGGATTCGTCGCCTGCCGTTGTAGATGGTGTAGTGTATTTTGCTTCGGATGACTTTTTCACTTACGCCATTAACGCCTCCACAGGCGAGGAAATATGGCACCAGCATACTGGAAGCAACATGAATTCGCCCTGTGTAGCTGATGGTTACCTCTACATAGGCTCATACGACAGCTACGTTTTCGCTTTGAACGCTTCCACTGGCGCAAAGATTTGGAGGTATCTGACGCGTGACTCAGTGACTTCTTCTGCCGCCGTCGCTTATGGGCGCGTTTACATTGGCTCACAAGACGGCAGTATCTATTGCTTAAACGCTACCAGCGGCGAGAAGTTGTGGGAGACTACAACGGGGTACTGGGTTTGGTCTTCGCCTGCTGTTTCGGACGGTAACGTGTTCGTGGGCTCTGAGGACTACAACATTTACTGTCTTGACGCCTTCACGGGGCAAGTGAAGTGGAAGTATCAAGTTGGGTGTTACGTGGATTCTTCTCCAACAATCGTTAACGGCATTCTGTACGTGGGCTCCCATGACTATCACGTCTACGCCTTAACACTGTCTGATTCAACCGTTGAACCCCCACCTGTGGAAGCCTCAGATGCCATAAAGACGAGCACGATTGTTTTTGACATTCTCGCCTGCGCTGTAGGGGCAGTGATTGCTTTTACAATCGCGTATTATGTTCGTTCAAGTAGAAAGAATAAGTTGAAAGTTGGAGCGCTAACTAGCCCCGAAAAGCAGTCTTGGTTTTCAGCACATTTAAATGCGCTCACTGTTTTGGTTCTTGTAATTTTCGCGGTTGCATTCTTCGCCAGCTTGGAAGCTGGACCATTATGGGCGGCTGACGAGAAAACGTACTCGCAAATGGCATACCACATGCTGAAAAGCGGCGATTACCTCTTGCCTTGGGCTTACGGTGAACCAGCAATTTGGACTGGTAAGCCGCCGATTCTCATGTGGCTGATGTCGCTTTCTTATCAAGCCTTTGGCGTAAACAATTATTCAACAAGACTCTGGAACCCCATGTTTGGAATTTTGTCGTTGGTTGTTGTGTTCTTTTTGGGCAAGAGGCTGTATAATGAGAAGGTTGGGTTTTTGTCGATTGTGGTTTTAGGCACTTTCATAACGTTTTTTGAGTTTGCAACACACGCCATGACTGATGGCCCTCTTTTGTTTTTTATGCTGGCAAGCATCTACTTTATGCTCCTGAGCGAAGAGAAAAATAGCAGCTACTTTGCCGCTTTAGGCGGGCTCTTCTTTGGACTGGCGTTGATGACTAAGCAGATTCAAGCGCTACTAATACCTCTAATCATCATCGCTTACTTCGTCGCCACGAAAAAAAGCATCAGGTTCATCTTCACAAAGAGTTTTACGCTTTTCTGGGTAGTCCCAGTTCTTGTCTGCTTCCCCTACGTGCTCTACATGACCATGCGCTTTAGAGACTTCTGGGACTGTTACCTCATCTACTGCGTCGTTGAACGCGCCACCACCCCCATTGAGGGACACGCTGGAAGCCCCCTCTTCTACATCAACTATCTGCTCACAGGCGAAAACCTTCTCTGGGTCGCGCTGTTGCCGTTCTCAGTCGTGCTGTGCGGTTTCAACGCTTTCTTTAAGCGCCACAAAAGCGACATTTTGGTTTTGGCTTGGATGGCGATTGTGCTTGTCTTGTTTTCGGTTGCTCAAACCAAACTGTACTGGTACATCCTGCCAGCGTTGCCAGCGTTTGCCTTTGCCATAAGCAACTTCATCTATCAAGCCTCACAGAAACTGCAACTTCGGTTCAACACTCACCCTAAAGGCGGCTAA
- a CDS encoding DUF47 domain-containing protein, which yields MEKRSYDWFEQRRKTRGLELAHDQITKAFDTVTWLHKATKSFAERNYKESQKYIENLYKAEEEVDALRTDVFMELSKGAALVADYREDLLHLVKRLDTLADHTKDAARCLEMLSEAEIPQELCDKTVFMTSKLVETAQTLRGSIEKISSNPSEAIREAKRVGEIEHAIDVEYLKSKSLFVKYGAEINCGAMVIFDDLIEFIEQAADMCADTADYILVLSSRE from the coding sequence GTGGAAAAAAGAAGTTATGACTGGTTTGAGCAACGCCGAAAAACCCGCGGTTTAGAACTTGCTCACGACCAGATTACAAAAGCTTTTGACACTGTAACGTGGTTGCATAAGGCAACCAAAAGTTTCGCAGAAAGAAACTATAAAGAGTCACAGAAATACATCGAAAACCTCTACAAAGCTGAAGAAGAAGTAGATGCTCTTCGCACGGACGTTTTCATGGAACTCTCAAAGGGCGCTGCGCTTGTGGCAGATTACCGCGAGGACCTGTTGCACCTTGTTAAACGGTTAGATACGCTGGCAGACCACACCAAAGATGCTGCGAGATGCCTTGAAATGCTCTCTGAAGCGGAAATTCCCCAAGAACTCTGCGACAAAACCGTCTTTATGACCTCTAAACTAGTCGAAACTGCTCAAACTTTGCGCGGGAGCATAGAAAAAATCTCATCAAACCCCAGTGAAGCCATCAGAGAAGCAAAGAGAGTCGGAGAAATCGAACATGCCATTGATGTTGAATACCTCAAATCAAAGAGCTTGTTCGTTAAATACGGTGCAGAGATAAACTGCGGTGCCATGGTAATCTTTGATGACCTCATAGAATTCATTGAGCAAGCAGCAGACATGTGCGCTGACACAGCAGACTACATCTTGGTGCTCTCAAGCAGAGAATAA
- the cofD gene encoding 2-phospho-L-lactate transferase, producing MITALAGGVGAARFLTGLVELVNAEDLRIIANTGDDIELFGLHISPDIDIVAYTLAGIVDEDKGWGIKEDTFHCLEMLKKHGADTWFNLGDKDLATHIYRTERLAKGFTLSQVTDEICHALGLKVKILPMSDDKFETRIKIAEGTVHFEEYFVKRQAKDEVLGVEFAGAKDATASAEVLDAILDAEKVVICPSNPIVSIGAILAVDGIRDALKRTKARVVGVSPIVAGAPIKGPADKLLRGLGLDVSAYSVAKLYADFLDVFVIDAKDAGEKNKIELLGLDVKVTNTIMKSLSDKVSLAKTVLES from the coding sequence TTGATTACGGCACTAGCAGGCGGAGTTGGTGCAGCAAGATTCCTAACGGGGCTGGTGGAGCTTGTTAATGCGGAAGATTTGCGGATTATCGCTAATACTGGCGATGACATTGAACTTTTTGGCTTGCACATTTCGCCTGACATAGACATTGTCGCATACACTCTGGCGGGTATAGTTGACGAAGACAAAGGCTGGGGAATAAAAGAGGACACTTTCCACTGCCTTGAAATGCTAAAAAAACACGGCGCGGACACATGGTTTAATCTAGGTGACAAGGATTTAGCAACGCACATTTACCGAACTGAACGTTTAGCTAAAGGCTTTACCCTCTCGCAAGTAACAGACGAAATCTGCCACGCCTTAGGCTTGAAAGTAAAGATTTTGCCCATGAGCGATGACAAGTTTGAAACACGAATCAAAATCGCTGAAGGCACAGTGCATTTCGAAGAGTATTTTGTTAAAAGACAAGCCAAAGACGAGGTTTTAGGCGTCGAATTTGCTGGCGCCAAAGACGCAACAGCTTCAGCAGAAGTTTTAGACGCCATTTTAGATGCGGAAAAAGTTGTTATTTGCCCAAGCAACCCCATAGTTAGCATAGGGGCTATTCTTGCGGTTGACGGCATCAGAGATGCACTGAAAAGGACAAAGGCAAGAGTAGTTGGAGTCAGCCCAATTGTTGCTGGTGCTCCCATTAAGGGTCCTGCGGATAAATTGTTGCGTGGTTTGGGCTTGGATGTTTCCGCATATAGCGTTGCGAAGCTTTATGCAGATTTCCTCGACGTCTTTGTCATCGATGCCAAGGATGCGGGCGAGAAAAATAAGATTGAACTGCTTGGTCTGGATGTTAAAGTTACTAATACGATAATGAAGAGCTTGAGCGATAAGGTTTCACTGGCAAAAACCGTATTAGAAAGCTAA
- a CDS encoding molybdenum cofactor biosynthesis protein MoaE, giving the protein MTTNAAVHEKGTFTIQDVMNNIKTDPNYHQAGAIAFFIGIVRGETLNSERVQKLSIEAYEEKANQVLTQIRNDLMKKHGIVNVQIHHLLGEFQVGDDLVYVAVAGAHRTDVFPVLREAVERYKTEVPVFKKEYIIDEQGATSGYWVSEKEHNH; this is encoded by the coding sequence TTGACCACTAATGCAGCTGTTCATGAAAAAGGAACATTCACCATTCAAGACGTCATGAATAACATAAAAACAGACCCTAACTATCATCAAGCTGGTGCCATAGCGTTCTTCATCGGTATTGTGCGGGGAGAAACGCTCAACAGTGAAAGGGTTCAAAAGCTCAGCATAGAAGCTTATGAGGAAAAAGCAAACCAAGTTCTAACCCAAATAAGAAATGACTTGATGAAAAAGCACGGGATAGTTAACGTTCAAATTCACCATTTATTAGGCGAATTCCAAGTTGGAGATGACTTGGTTTACGTTGCAGTCGCTGGCGCTCATCGAACAGATGTTTTCCCAGTGCTACGGGAAGCAGTGGAGCGCTACAAAACTGAGGTCCCTGTTTTCAAGAAAGAATACATAATTGACGAACAAGGTGCAACATCAGGGTACTGGGTTTCAGAAAAAGAACACAACCACTAA
- a CDS encoding 30S ribosomal protein S3ae, which translates to MSSKVKKNVRDKWRGKSWYMVIAPSFFGNIELGSIPAQEEKQLIGRVVEATLYDITGDFSHHYLKMFFQINEIDGKTAKTMFKGHEYSRDYLRSLVRRRTTKVDGLFNLVTKDGFKLRISVSALTLSRIKTSQEKMIRDMMEKIIQDKAAMLTLDQFVQEMVLGKIASDIYNQTKLIAPLRHVGIRKSKLIIQTVSKPQEAEVEATA; encoded by the coding sequence TTGTCTTCAAAAGTCAAGAAAAACGTTCGGGATAAATGGCGAGGAAAATCATGGTACATGGTGATTGCGCCATCATTCTTTGGTAACATAGAGTTAGGTTCCATTCCAGCTCAAGAAGAAAAACAATTAATCGGCAGAGTCGTAGAAGCCACATTATACGATATTACGGGAGACTTCTCTCATCACTATTTGAAAATGTTCTTCCAAATAAACGAGATTGATGGAAAAACTGCCAAGACCATGTTTAAAGGTCACGAATACTCACGGGACTACCTGCGAAGTCTTGTCAGAAGAAGAACCACAAAAGTGGATGGCTTGTTCAATCTTGTAACAAAAGATGGCTTTAAACTGCGAATTTCAGTTTCAGCCTTAACACTTTCAAGAATAAAAACCTCCCAAGAAAAAATGATTCGAGACATGATGGAGAAAATTATCCAAGACAAAGCCGCAATGCTCACACTTGACCAGTTCGTTCAAGAAATGGTTCTTGGAAAAATCGCTTCAGACATCTACAACCAAACAAAGCTTATTGCTCCTTTGAGGCATGTGGGTATAAGAAAATCAAAACTAATCATCCAAACAGTCTCAAAGCCGCAAGAGGCAGAAGTAGAAGCAACAGCTTAA